The Apium graveolens cultivar Ventura chromosome 11, ASM990537v1, whole genome shotgun sequence genome has a window encoding:
- the LOC141696290 gene encoding CENP-B homolog protein 2-like: MIEWYTTDTYNINFVLQSPMSSHHLKGVKKSAITDKIRSAICEYKKENPGVSQKDLQAWVHQKYDLDISQSTISNTLKRASEYLSDERKQSDVKKHKSAKYPELEKVLFEWFLQRQDKVNMSGEIIQEKGKELMKKMYGESNSDFSFSSGWLERFKARYGIKSYRRFGESGSVMMENIENALPGIRSKLDQFQLKDIYNMDETGLFYRLEADHSLATKQLEGRKKDKERITVVVCCNGDGSDKVPLWIIGKYANPRCFKNVNINNLNCVYRFNKKAWMTGLLFQEFVTWFDSKMNGRKVLLIVDNCPAHPKIVEGLRNTELFFLPPNTTSKIQPCDAGIIRAFKVHYRRRLYSSMLQSLEVNATNPEKVNILNAISFANMAWNIDVKTTTIANCFRHCKIRSEENDEQELGEINEGVEGLNEVISNLRYRNVMDVEHLLNYPNENDAVMESPTDEEIIESVMSTDEGTDPEPDDSNVIPSVSSNEAFQALTTLNNYLLQHEQNIPGVIFALHKVKDEINFGFGGKKKQATIDSYFNKN; the protein is encoded by the coding sequence ATGATAGAATGGTACACTACAGACACATACAATATCAACTTTGTTTTACAGTCACCAATGTCTTCGCATCATCTAAAAGGAGTGAAAAAATCAGCAATCACAGATAAGATAAGGAGTGCTATTTGTGAATATAAAAAGGAGAATCCAGGTGTAAGCCAAAAAGATTTACAAGCATGGGTACATCAAAAATATGACTTAGATATCAGTCAATCAACTATATCAAACACACTCAAGAGAGCCTCAGAATACTTGTCCGACGAGAGGAAACAAAGTGATGTCAAAAAACACAAATCAGCAAAATATCCAGAGTTAGAGAAAGTTTTGTTTGAGTGGTTTCTTCAAAGGCAAGATAAAGTTAATATGTCTGGAGAAATCATTCAAGAAAAAGGAAAGGAGCTAATGAAGAAAATGTATGGGGAAAGTAATTCCGATTTTAGCTTTTCCAGTGGATGGTTAGAACGTTTCAAGGCAAGATATGGAATCAAATCTTATCGGCGTTTTGGTGAAAGTGGTTCAGTGATGATGGAGAACATTGAAAATGCATTGCCAGGCATCCGATCAAAATTGGATCAATTTCAGTTGAAAGATATTTATAACATGGATGAAACGGGATTATTCTATCGACTTGAAGCTGACCATTCACTAGCTACCAAACAGCTAGAGGGCCGCAAAAAAGATAAAGAGAGAATCACTGTAGTTGTGTGTTGCAACGGTGATGGGTCTGACAAAGTTCCACTTTGGATCATTGGTAAGTACGCCAATCCTAGGTGCTTTAAAAATGTGAATATAAACAATCTTAATTGTGTGTATCGTTTTAACAAGAAGGCTTGGATGACTGGCTTGCTTTTTCAAGAATTTGTTACTTGGTTTGATAGTAAAATGAATGGCAGGAAGGTACTTTTGATTGTTGACAATTGTCCTGCTCATCCAAAAATAGTTGAAGGCTTGAGAAATACAGAGTTGTTCTTTCTACCTCCTAACACAACATCAAAGATTCAACCATGCGATGCTGGAATTATTCGAGCATTTAAAGTTCACTATCGGCGTCGTCTATATTCTAGCATGTTGCAAAGTCTTGAAGTTAATGCAACAAATCCTGAAAAAGTTAATATCTTGAATGCTATTAGTTTTGCTAACATGGCTTGGAATATTGATGTGAAAACAACCACAATTGCAAATTGTTTTCGGCATTGCAAGATTCGTTcagaagaaaatgatgaacaaGAACTTGGAGAAATAAATGAAGGTGTCGAAGGATTAAATGAAGTTATCTCTAATTTACGATATAGGAATGTGATGGATGTCGAGCATCTCTTAAACTATCCAAACGAGAATGATGCGGTTATGGAATCACCTACGGATGAAGAAATCATTGAGTCGGTAATGAGCACTGATGAAGGGACTGATCCTGAACCCGACGATAGCAATGTCATCCCAAGCGTGTCATCAAATGAAGCATTTCAAGCACTCACCACTTTGAACAATTACTTGTTACAACACGAGCAAAACATACCAGGAGTTATTTTTGCTTTACATAAAGTCAAGGACGAGATTAATTTTGGCTTTGGTGGAAAGAAGAAACAAGCTACAATAGattcatattttaataagaattaa
- the LOC141697878 gene encoding DNA (cytosine-5)-methyltransferase 1: MARKRKAPKSPSTGEASSQKATRSSKRSKEKAIVEEENFVLEYSDAEDENLAAEIVQELVEPPVEARVARVAKRSVTEEESVFIGEPINVEEAKSRWPHRYLSEIKGGAEAEALESEVKKCQARRHFTQARVDGRLFDLGDDAHVMADEGEDNYICRIVEMFEGVNGEPCITAQWFYRAKDTVIKNCSDLIENKRVFLSNIQDDNHLDCLVSKIKIVHLPLNADMDTKLATIATCDYFYDMLYFVPFSTFLKPQQDDIDDGNKSVSTISSEIDARQDEGNKRPKEMRLLDLFSGCGAMSTGLCLGANLAGVKLVTRWAVDLNEFACQSLKYNHPETEVRNEKVEEFLALLKEWERLCTKFSLTGDKKCQQQGSSENESSHEDEEDEEVQVDNEEVFEVDKILSLCYGLPAGQKEAGLYFKIRWKGYGEDEDTWEPEDGLSGAEDKLKEFVTNGFNSKILPLPGDADIICGGPPCQGISGFNRFRNSENPLKDPKNEQLLFYMSIIEFLRPKFVLMENVVDILRFSKGFLGRYALGRLVGMNYQARLGMMVAGAYGLPQFRMRVFLWGAHHSMKLPPFPLPTHNVVVRGHAPVEFESNAVTYDEGSAPKLENKLYLGDAISDLPAVANDEDRDEMPYGTDPKTEFQKFIRLGKEGAAQSNCLLYDHRPLKLNIEDYQRVCHVPVKKGANFRDFRGVRVRSDNKVEWDPDIERVYLSSGKPLVPDYAMSFVRGTSSKPFGRLWWDETVPTVVTRAEPHNQIIIHPAQHRVLTIRENARLQGFPDYYKLFGPIKERYIQVGNAVAVPVARALGYSLGLSVKGGVSLPQEPTFTLPTKFPNIEDVQSHATDKV; the protein is encoded by the exons atggCTCGTAAGCGAAAAGCACCAAAATCACCATCTACCGGCGAAGCTTCATCACAAAAGGCAACTAGATCTTCGAAGAGATCGAAAGAGAAAGCAATCGTTGAAGAAGAGAACTTTGTGTTGGAATACAGCGACGCCGAGGACGAAAATCTCGCTGCAGAGATTGTCCAAGAGCTAGTAGAACCGCCTGTAGAAGCGCGCGTTGCTCGAGTAGCTAAGCGCTCGGTGACTGAAGAAGAAAGTGTGTTTATCGGAGAGCCTATCAATGTCGAAGAAGCCAAGAGTCGATGGCCTCATCGTTATCTCTCCGAG ATTAAAGGAGGTGCAGAGGCTGAGGCATTGGAGAG TGAAGTCAAAAAATGTCAAGCTCGTAGGCATTTTACACAAGCAAGGGTTGATGGGCGTTTATTTGATCTTGGAGATGATGCTCATGTCATG GCAGATGAAGGCGAAGATAATTATATATGTAGGATTGTCGAAATGTTTGAGGGTGTCAATGGTGAACCCTGTATTACTGCTCAGTGGTTTTACAGGGCAAAAGATACA GTCATAAAAAACTGCTCAGACCTTATTGAAAATAAACGTGTATTTCTGTCCAACATTCAGGATGACAATCATTTGGACTGTCTAGTTTCTAAGATTAAAATTGTTCATCTGCCCTTGAAT GCTGACATGGATACTAAGTTGGCTACCATTGCTACATGTGACTACTTTTACGACATGCTGTACTTTGTCCCCTTTTCCACCTTTTTGAAGCCACAACAAG ATGACATTGATGATGGAAATAAGTCGGTTTCTACCATCTCAAGTGAGATTGATGCTCGTCAGGATGAAGGGAACAAGAGGCCAAAGGAGATGCGGTTATTGGACCTATTCTCCGGATGTGGTGCCATGTCCACAGGACTTTGTCTAGGTGCTAATTTGGCAGGTGTTAAACTTGTTACG AGATGGGCAGTAGACCTAAATGAATTTGCATGCCAAAGTCTAAAATATAACCATCCAGAGACAGAg GTTAGAAATGAGAAAGTTGAAGAATTTTTAGCTCTTCTGAAGGAGTGGGAGAGACTTTGTACTAAGTTTTCGTTAACTGGAGATAAGAAATGTCAGCAACAAGGTTCATCAGAGAATGAAAGCAGTCATGAAGACGAAGAAGATGAAGAAGTACAAGTGGACAATGAGGAAGTTTTTGAAGTAGATAAGATCTTGTCTTTATGTTATGGTCTCCCTGCAGGGCAGAAGGAAGCTGGACTATATTTTAAG ATCCGCTGGAAGGGCTATGGTGAAGATGAAGACACTTGGGAGCCAGAAGATGGATTAAG TGGTGCTGAGGATAAGTTGAAGGAGTTTGTCACTAATGGATTTAATTCAAAGATTCTACCTCTGCCT GGTGATGCTGATATCATATGCGGGGGTCCTCCTTGTCAGGGAATTAGTGGCTTCAACCGGTTTAGAAACTCTGAAAATCCTTTAAAAGATCCAAAGAATGAGCAACTTCTCTTTTATATGAGTATCATTGAGTTCTTGAGGCCAAAATTTGTATTGATGGAGAATGTGGTAGATATACTCAGATTTTCTAAAGGTTTTCTGGGAAGATATGCGTTAGGCCGCCTCGTGGGTATGAACTACCAGGCACGCCTGGGTATGATGGTTGCAGGAGCCTATGGCCTCCCTCAATTTCGCATGCGTGTATTTTTGTGGGGTGCACATCATTCAATG AAGTTGCCTCCATTCCCATTACCCACTCACAATGTTGTTGTGAGAGGACATGCGCCTGTAGAGTTTGAG TCGAATGCTGTTACCTACGATGAAGGTAGTGCTCCTAAATTAGAGAACAAGTTGTATCTGGGGGATGCCATTTCTGACCTTCCAGCA GTGGCAAATGATGAAGATCGTGATGAAATGCCATATGGCACTGATCCCAAAACCGAGTTCCAGAAGTTCATTAGACTAGGGAAAGAAG GCGCTGCACAGTCAAACTGCCTTCTTTATGATCATCGTCCACTTAAATTAAACATTGAAGATTATCAACGTGTTTGTCATGTACCAGTTAAAAAG GGTGCCAATTTTAGGGATTTTAGAGGCGTGAGAGTTAGATCTGATAATAAAGTGGAGTGGGATCCAGACATTGAACGTGTTTATTTAAGTTCCGGAAAGCCTTTG GTTCCTGACTATGCAATGTCATTTGTGAGAGGAACTTCTTCAAA GCCATTTGGAAGATTATGGTGGGATGAGACTGTGCCTACTGTAGTTACAAGGGCTGAACCTCACAATCAG ATTATTATTCATCCAGCGCAACACAGAGTGCTCACAATTCGCGAGAATGCTAGGCTTCAAGGATTTCCTgattattacaaactctttggTCCTATCAAGGAAAG GTACATTCAAGTGGGCAATGCTGTTGCAGTTCCTGTTGCAAGAGCCCTTGGATATTCATTGGGATTGTCTGTCAAAGGTGGTGTCTCTCTGCCTCAAGAACCAACATTCACTTTGCCGACGAAATTCCCTAACATTGAGGACGTTCAATCTCATGCAACTGATAAAGTCTAA
- the LOC141696289 gene encoding serine/threonine-protein phosphatase 7 long form homolog, whose translation MVLLLQSNDFYGVARVASLQLDWSLISAIVEKWWPETHTFHLPVGEVTITLRDVGVLFGLPVDGDVVISDVTPGPDMSWASYVGEIFGSTPVPKKDMNGLRTDHSRGLFHPIFLHFFRDLDKCGDYAWGAAMLAYLYRELYKIMKKEVDEVVGCLILLQLWAWERLPTLAPIHTTVPLFDARFWEGQPTAPRELMWLYGHSHTTTGGHTLPVIQTLLDGFGPSQFIWQPYPLNVIVDLPTYCLIGEPIWRYC comes from the exons ATGGTCCTTTTACTTCAGTCTAATGATTTTTATGGTGTAGCTCGGGTGGCATCTTTACAACTGGATTGGAGTCTCATATCAGCTATTGTTGAGAAATGGTGGCCAGAGACTCATACCTTTCACTTGCCTGTGGGAGAGGTCACTATTACTCTACGGGATGTAGGTGTTCTTTTTGGGCTTCCTGTTGATGGTGATGTTGTTATTTCTGATGTCACCCCTGGCCCTGATATGAGTTGGGCTTCTTATGTTGGTGAGATTTTTGGTAGCACTCCTGTTCCGAAGAAAGACATGAATGGATTAAGG ACTGATCATTCGAGAGGTCTCTTCCATCCCATATTTCTACATTTTTTTCGTGACCTAGACAAATGCGGAGATTATGCTTGGGGTGCTGCAATGCTTGCATATTTGTATAGGGAGTTATACAAGATAATGAAAAAGGAGGTTGATGAGGTTGTTGGTTGTCTGATATTGTTGCAATTATGGGCATGGGAGAGATTGCCCACTCTTGCTCCCATTCACACCACTGTTCCTTTATTTGATGCTCGTTTCTGGGAGGGTCAGCCTACGGCTCCACGTGAACTCAT GTGGCTTTATGGTCATTCCCACACTACTACGGGTGGCCACACCCTCCCTGTTATTCAGACGCTATTGGATGGGTTTGGACCATCTCAGTTTATATGGCAGCCTTACCCTCTCAATGTCATTGTTGATCTTCCTACTTATTGCTTGATTGGTGAGCCTATTTGGCGCTACTGCTAA